AGACCTGAATGGCCCGGTCAATCACCTTCAGGGCCACGTTGGGCGCCACCACCTTGATGGCGGCAATCTCGCCGCGGGCCGCCTTGTTGCCCACGGTGTCCATCATCTGGGCGGCCTGTAAGGTCAGCAGCCGGGCCTGGTCTATCTCCATGCGGCTCTGCGCAATCAGTTCGCGCACATGCTGGTGCGCGGCCAGCGGCTTGCCGAAAGCGGTGCGCTCGGCGGCGCGGGCCACCATCAGTTCCAGGGCGCGCTCGGCCTGACCGATCAGGCGCATGCAGTGGTGAATGCGCCCCGGCCCCAGCCGCCCCTGGGCAATCTCGAAGCCGCGCCCCTCGCCCAGAATCAGGTTGCTCGCCGGCACCCGCACGTCCTGAAAGCTGAACTCGGCGTGGCCGTGCGGGGCGTCGTCGTAGCCAAACACAGTCAGCATCCGCTCGCGGGTCACGCCCGGCGCGTCCAGCGGCACCAGAATCATGCTCTGCTGGCGCCAGCGCTCGGCGTCCGGGTCGGTGCGCCCCATGAAAATCGCCACCCGGCAGCGGGGGTCGCCAGCGCCGCTGGTCCACCACTTGCGCCCATTGATGACATACTCGTCACCCTCGCGCCGGATGCTGGCCTGGATATTGGTGGCGTCGCTGCTGGCCACTTCCGGCTCGGTCATGCAGAAACCCGAATGAATCTCGCCGTTCAGCAGCGGCACCAGCCACTGCTCCTGCTGCTCAGGGCTGCCGTAACGGGCCAGCACCTCCATGTTGCCGGTGTCGGGCGCCGAGCAGTTGAATACCTCGGGCGCCCACCAGACCCGGCCCATCTGCTCGGCCAGCGGAGCGTAGTCCAGGTTAGACAGCCCGGCGCCGAAACGGCCCTGCGGATCGCTCGACGGCGGCAGAAACAGGTTCCAGAGGCCCTGGGCCTGCGCCGCCCGCTTGAGGTCTTCCAGCAGCTCCAGGTGCGCCCAGCGGTCGCCACGGTCGGTTTCGGCCTGCACCGCTGCTTCGCTGGGATAAATGCGCTCTTCCATGAAACGGGTCAGGCGGGTCAGCAGTTCCAGCGCCCGCTCCGAGACACCGAAAGCGGCCAGCGCTGCCGCGCCCGGCACCGTTCCTGGTGTGGCGCGGCCAGGAACTGCGGTCATGCGGTCTGACCCCCGTCCACCACCAGCACCTGCCCGGTCATGTAGGCCGAGGCCGGCGACGCCAGAAAGATGGCCGCGCCCTTGAGGTCGTTTTCGCCGCCGAAGCGGCCCAGCGGAATGGCCGCCAGGAACTCTTTCTCGTGGCGCTGCAGCAGCACCCGCGACATGTCGCTGGGGAACCAGCCGGGCGCAATGGCGTTCACGCGGATACCCTTGGGGCCCCATTTCCAGGCCAGGTTGCGGGTAAAGCTCACCACGCCGCCCTTGCTGGCGCTGTAGCCAATCACCGGAAAGTTGCTGGGCGTGCCGCGCAGCCCCGCCACCGAAGTGATGTTGATGATGGCGCCGCTGCCCTGCTGCAGCATCACCCGGCCGGCCGCCTGCGAGCAGAGAAACACGCCGGTCAGGTTGGTGTCCACGACCTTGTTCCACTGCTCCAGCGTCATGTCCTCGACCGGAGCGGCCCAGGTGGTGCCGGCATTGTTGATCAGAATGTCCAGCCGCCCAAAGGTGTCCACGGC
This region of Deinococcus sp. Marseille-Q6407 genomic DNA includes:
- a CDS encoding acyl-CoA dehydrogenase family protein, which encodes MTAVPGRATPGTVPGAAALAAFGVSERALELLTRLTRFMEERIYPSEAAVQAETDRGDRWAHLELLEDLKRAAQAQGLWNLFLPPSSDPQGRFGAGLSNLDYAPLAEQMGRVWWAPEVFNCSAPDTGNMEVLARYGSPEQQEQWLVPLLNGEIHSGFCMTEPEVASSDATNIQASIRREGDEYVINGRKWWTSGAGDPRCRVAIFMGRTDPDAERWRQQSMILVPLDAPGVTRERMLTVFGYDDAPHGHAEFSFQDVRVPASNLILGEGRGFEIAQGRLGPGRIHHCMRLIGQAERALELMVARAAERTAFGKPLAAHQHVRELIAQSRMEIDQARLLTLQAAQMMDTVGNKAARGEIAAIKVVAPNVALKVIDRAIQVYGGAGVSQDTPLAQMYAQARTLRLADGPDIVHTETVAKAELARQGIDLRAGRGGQA
- a CDS encoding glucose 1-dehydrogenase is translated as MELQEHPLFGLKGQVALITGGGSGLGLQMAEALTEMGASVVLCARKLERCEAAAAALRERGAQAVAVACNVTDPASVQNAVQTAVDTFGRLDILINNAGTTWAAPVEDMTLEQWNKVVDTNLTGVFLCSQAAGRVMLQQGSGAIINITSVAGLRGTPSNFPVIGYSASKGGVVSFTRNLAWKWGPKGIRVNAIAPGWFPSDMSRVLLQRHEKEFLAAIPLGRFGGENDLKGAAIFLASPASAYMTGQVLVVDGGQTA